ttcttcttcttcttcttcttcttcttcttcttcttcttcttcttcttcttcttcttcttcttcttcttcttcatcatcccCTCGTTTTAGTCCTTCACACACCTCCGCTTCTTTTCCTAAATTtatctggggaaaaaagttacGGATGACACTTTCAAAATCTGGGATAGAAAGTTAGACAAAAAAGTCGttgtaaaaaaatggaaaccAGTATCCAGAGAGACAGCGTGGATGCTGTGCAGGCTCCCCTCGCCAGTCATTTGCAAGTTAACTAGCAGCAGCTTCAAAACGAAATCTTTGCGTGCTTCTCGCCTATTTCATCTTTCCtcctttccttctgttttcttctcctctcgctctctctttccccacccTACCCACCCTCGCATTTCTATCCACAGACAGACAAGGCAGACGGTCATACACAGGCCACCAGGCAAATATAAAGTCCTGGAGTTTCTAAACTAATCTCATTTTCATGGAAGTCGACAAGGTAGCCTCGAGTGTTTATGCAGGCTGAACAGCAACAGATTGTTAAGTTTGATGCCTGTCATACACGGACAGACGGTAGTCAGGATTCCCCTGTTTGAAGCTAAACAGAGCGTGATTGCCAATTCTGCGCATGTCCAACAAAAAAAGGGGAGACTGCTAAATATAGACgtttatattttgtataatgTAGGGAAGTTCATATCCATCACCAGTGTAAATGGTTGCCATAGCGCCCAGTGGCAGACTAAGCTTGGGCAAGATTTGCCTGTGATGTTTCATCTGTGACTTTATGGATGAATTATGCAAATTGTGCGTGCAGGGCGCACGTGTCGCGCGACAGATGCTCTCCGTGTCCCGGATGTGTGGCCGAGCATCAGTGACTGTGGAGGACAGTGTCTCATGCTTGTGACAAAGGGAGGAAGGTCACAGTTTAGCTTACTTTCTTGTCTCTGTTTGCCATCCCGGATCATTAGTGAGGCTGACAGATGCCAGGTGCGAGGCGGCAATGAATGTTAAGTACGGGACAACATGAAGTCAATCGGTCTCTGAGTAATCGAAGGATTCTGCTTATACCTTCCACCACTTTCATATGCGCACAATTAAACAaggaataagtgtgtgtgtgtgttcgaatGCTGAAAAATATGGGTGtgtggtgtaattttttttccaccttcAAAAAAAGACTCAGTAATACAAAAAAGCGAACATATAACTTATTTTCTCATTCCTTTTTCTGGAACTAAATCGAATATTATCCCTGCTCTATGTTtaaaatgaaggaaggaaaaaaaattgacttgtTCTGGAGTTATGCTAGTTCCAGCCATGCCTTCTGCGACCAGTCATACTGCGGTGAGAATAAAGAAGTCTAAGCAATATTGGAAATATTCACTTTGGAGAAAATGCACTACAGTAATTAGAGAATAattgctttttgtttacttccGGTTGTAAAGAAAGCCTCTGCTGGCCTGCTTCCTGTGCGCATGCCTGTCTCTTCGTGTAAAGATCAGCTCTGGCCAACTATTTTGTGTTCTTAGTGGCTACTTAAATGCTTAGTGCGGAGAATAGAAGTGAATGTAACACCAAAACAAATTCGTAAAAATATCCTTAattaatctctctctttctatatatatatatataagtaaattATGTTTAATTATTCACTgggggtagccagtgcagaaaaacGGAGAGAAAAGTGGCGATGATCTTACGAATCtcataacagacagactgaaCTGACAGACATCTGTAACTTATCTGTCAAAGGTCATACCTTTAGTAACGGTGAATCAAAGATTTCCAAAGACAACGTGGAGGCGATGTTGCTGTCGCCCACCTTGACGAACTTGGGTGGACTGATAAGCGatgaatgatttctttttctcgagCAAAACACGGACGTCCGTTTTATCAtcgttttgttttgtgtcatcCAATCTTTGATGTTATTAATACATCTTCATATTGATATCTTCCCTTTCCTGCTCCCGTACCGCACCTCCTTCCTCAAACGGGAAAATCAGTCATTCTCACGTGATATGGATCAGACAAATTCTCTTGTTCAAAACTGCATTAAGAATTCGCAGTTAAGACCTCGGTTCTCAATCCGTCTCCATTGCGCCACTCACATCGAGATAAAATTAGAACTTAATTTTCTGCATCCATAGAACTTTGCTCCTCTCCAACATATTTTCGTGGGAACATGAGTCTTGATTTAGAATATTCTGGCTTTTGGACATTGCGATGAAGTCAACGAAAGCAAAATATGGCGaaactttaaatataaaaatatcaaatcttCATCGGGCCGCttctaaaattaaaagcaaaaataaaaccgcaacgtttgtttaaaaatgttattttattatttagaaattGTAGATTATTCCTATAATTTCTATTCGAAGGGTGACatattttctgaaatgaaaacattgctGTTTTGAACCCAAACGACAAACGATTCGATACCTGTGTGAAGCAGCTTATTTCCCCTTCCAATGGACCAAACGACGGCAACGACTTGGAGTCCTTTTGTCACTTCCATGCCTTGTCCTTTACTTTAACTCTTTCTAGaattatttgatatttgtcaCAGACTACAAATCCAACTCGAAAGAAAACTTTACTTACGTGTATCATCACGATTTAAGAAGAGGGAGGTTAGAACCGTTATCCATAGTCAAAACAAATGTCGTATGAGACAGTGAAGGTGTGATTCACGTGCCTTCTGTAACAGGCAAGTTCACTGTGCTAAACAGTCTCATGAACCAGTCACAAtgatgtgaaaagaaaaatgtgctccGGTAGCAAAAGGCGATTTCACGGCGAAGACTTATTAGCGAGGGTTAGTGATAGCAGTAGAAAATGAACTAATTGAAAATTAATTAACCAATGTCAATTTTAGTAAAGTAAAGGGGTTCAGGTGttagcaaattattttttgtcatcaaaACTAAGTGCTCTTCTTAGTCATTGCTAGTTCCAAGTCGTTTAGGACTTCTTTCACGAACGAggcgaaaaataaaatcagtgaaACGTAGCATCTAAACAGAATTGCACGAAGTAAACAGCGGATGTGCACTCGCTCAATTATGGAGGCTGTTGGAGAATACAGGAGAAACAGGAGACCAAGTGGCACAACTTAACCCACAGTCATCAGCTCAGATTGTCTTCCATAAGAGTTTTACAAAGTTTATACGGGTAAGCAGATCGCCGGTAACAAGATCGAAaccaaagtgtgtgtgtgtttatacattGTGCGCATCTCAGGTTGTCCTTTAATTCCTGAGAGATTTAGAGGAGGTAAGGCAAGGAGGAATGGATGGGCCCCACCCTCACAAAGCTGGTACATAGATACGCAAAGTCATTAACACTTCACCCTCTTTACGACCTAAAAGCCAAGAAACCGTCTTTACCTTTTAATAATCGCTGTCAGTAAACCTGCTGGTTGCCAATAGACACCGAATCGATCACAAAAAGTTTCCTGAACAAAATGGCGCGTGAATCCTTACAATCACgaaattaaagacaataacATATTATTTGATAGAAAAAACAATCCCTTTGTACAGTCGAAAAATATGCTCTGTCTCAGATATGGAACTTCGCCTATGTGGTCTTCATGATGCTGTCGATCGTCATCTTTGCCTTGGAGACAGTGGACACGCTCAGAGGACCTGGGAGGACTTGGTCCAACAGCTCCACACTCACCCCCCAAGAGTTGCTGCTCTTCTCGCAGCCGTTGGCTGTCTTGCACTACCTTGACATCACATGTAACGTCTTCTTCACGCTGGAGCCCCTCGTCCGGCTGGCCACGTGCCCCAACCGGCGGATTTTCTTGCTCTCCCCGCTCAACATCGTGGACCTGTTCCTCATCATCACCATGTGGGTGGGGCTGGCGCTGGAAGATTTCATCGTTCCCGGCATAAGGttggtgagaaagaaaaaattttgtttggacTTTACTGCAATAAGACTAATGTGAGTCAAGTTCACTTTATATCAGTGAGACTAAATAAGGTGTGGGTTTCCTTGCAGTGAGGCCAACCAGGGTCACGTGTATCTGATCCTGACCATGCGTGCAGTGCTGGCACTGCGGGTCTTGCGCGTGCTGCACCTAACCAAGCGCTTCGACTCCATGAAGGTCATGGTCCTGTCCATGAAGGCCAGCGGACAGGAGCTGGGGCTGCTGATGGCCGTGCTCTTCATGGCTGTCCTCATCTACGGGAACTTTGCCTACCTGGCCGAGTTCATCGCTGGAACCCACATGTTCCAGAATGTTCCCATGGCCGTTTGGTGGGCCATCATCACCATGACGACAGTGGGTTACGGCGACTACTACCCGACCTCCGTGGTGGGCTACTTCATCGGGTCGGCCTGCGCTCTGACCGGCCTCCTTATACTGGCCATGCCCATCGCCATCATCGCCACCAACTTCTCCACGTACTACGAGAACCTGGCCTCCTGCAACCAGCGGCGCGCTCGCAAGGCGTTCATCCGTGACGTCCTCGGCAGGGTGGGGCACTTGCTCAAGCCAGTGGAGGCCGCCCAAACCCTGGTCAGCCACTGCAAGGACTTCACTTGCTGTGTGGCTGCTGCCCCGCCCACGCCTGACGTGGACCTCATCTGCCCCACCTGCGGTCCCCTGGAAGCACCTGCGCCTGCTTCTTCGAGAACCGGCGTCACGGTAAGCTTACATGCAATCGTTGAGATGGTCGAGTGGTGCAATTAAAGTCCCACCCAATCAGTGTAGTTGCTGACAGGTTTACAGAACATAGCGCCATCATTGGACACTGACAGCTGATGGATGGACGGACTGGAAAGACGGAAAGATGTCTAGACAGAAAGATTTCAGATGTCTAcaaatgtaagagagagagggggaatgGAAACTAGGAGGAACTACTAGTAGTCAAGAGTACtacagtgaaaatattttgtctataCTGTTTCACAGAAAACATGCTAGAGACAGTAAGGGAAAAAACCGACGAGGGCTTCAACTCGGAATCGAACTGTCAAACTGCAGGAACGACCCTCCAGATCAGCACCGTCAGCAACGGTGTCGTCCCTCGTCTGGAGTACACAGACTcgtcaaaacaaaacacttctcTCTGAGGACAGAACTGCTCAAGTGTTCATCATAAACCTTCGCCAAGCAGCGAAATGAACTAGACAGTGATTGTCTCCCCCTCCACCTAATGATGAGGGTTATATTACTTCCCTTCGAtgaaatcatttttcccatGTAGATTAAAGGCTAAATATGTTGCATTGTTACTCGATATTTTTATGTGACAAATTTGAGATCAGTACAAGATGCTGTTTCACAAAGCATGAGGGATTCATCCCCTTCTAAGTTATCAAAGGAAACCCTTAAAATGGATCtctgaattaaaacaaaataatgtttttggaAAGGTGGCAGAGGAAATggaaaggtttgaaaaaaacttgttgatACCACATTCCCCAACTTTGCGTCAGTTGCATTCACTCCTTCCGTTttaaaaacatgcatgcacataaatatatacgCATACATCTACAACCACACATACATATTGACCAGTAGTAACTGACCAGCGGCTATGTTGGTTCGTTATTACTGGTCGTCGTTGTGGTGGCGAGGTAACAGTTGGACAACCGCAGCATCTGACATCTCTGTCTCAAGTGGTGGTGAGCAGATCCTGCATGGAACCACCAGTCCAATCATTCACCAACCAGTTCTTCCAGACGACCACTTCATCCAATATACCCTACAGGATGGTTGAAAACAGCTCCATTACGAATCCCATGATCAAACGAGAGAGTTTGTACCTATAGACTGTTACGAGAAGGGCTTCCGGTGTCAGAGGAGAGTGGTGACCAATACCGAGCGACTGGCTTTACGTTCCCTGCGCCAGATTTTCGTGCATTTGCTCTGGGATGTCTGGATATCCTCCTCTCCGAATCAGCAAGCAGAATTCATGTCTCGAATCTGTACATCAGGGACTACGAGGCATTTGTAAAGTCTGTCGTGTAGCAACACTGGTGTTTCTGTTCAAAATCCTGCTCAGCCTGGTCAttgctgctgtcgctgttgcaatcctgatgtGGATGTCTGCCGTGCAACTGCCATCTGTGGAAAAGATGCTTCCAATTATTTAAATTCTTCAAACTCTTGAGCTGTACTTCGCTCATGTAAGCCTCTGCTTTGTCGTTGCCTTCGATGTTGACCATGACTTTattcttgtcagtgctggtctccattccatattcATTGGCACTATCAGTCTGCTGGTAAACTTGCTCAGTTCGCTGTTGGTGTTTGTCATCAGAtctttgtcgtctgcaaagtgtaggttgcaTATGGGCCTCCCACCAATGAAGGTGTGACTAATGGTCGTGAAGGGTTTCTTAAGTGTTCTTCAAGatgatgttgaacagcacaggaCAGGGGGCGCCCTTGAACGATATCCACACTGCTGTGAGAAGGACTTGCCTGCCCAGCTTAGTTTGTGAAAGTTTTGAGATTTTCAGTTAACCTagtcaaatacttttttttgttgtttgcttaaATCTGTTTTAAGGCAGCTTCGTACCtgttgtaaaaattattaagGATGGTATTTTGTGGCTTTGTACAGTTTCATATGTGAAATAAATAACCTTGTACTTCCAAAGAGTTCGATGCAGGTTCATCGTAACTATGTCGCTTAACTTTGTGAAAAAATACTGCATCggctgtaaaaatattgttttgaaaattatttctaatttctctgtgtgtatgggTACGTGCGTGCGCGTCCCCAAaacgaccacacacacacacaaaaaccactttgttgattattattaattattcatgTAAATTATTACTTGTTATTCTGTATTTGTCATTCTAAATTGTCTTCAAACGCTTTTTATATGAGTTATGGTTTAATCTTCGTGTTAACGCGTTtcggttattttttttttttagtttgttgttgttattacgAACTCGGTGGGAATGTCACATAATCTTCATCGACTGCTGATTATACACTTCATATTTGTAGCAgttgtgaaaataaaacttgtctCCTTTTCATGCCTGATTATTTTGAAAGCCAACTGCTTAGCAAAAGTAAGAAAAAGGGGAacgatttctttcttcaacCTTTCTGCTAGCGACAGACAAATGCCAGGAAATAAACACACCAAAGAACACTTAAAAttacaaactatatttagcgaatatttattttaatttggaCTTTAATTCTGCAGCTATTAAATGACAACAGCAACTGAGAAtcacaagaataataaaagaagacatatTCCCTGAATATATGTTGCCACTTCTGTTGCTGCTCTCTTCGTGAAACTAAGGACAATGGATTCAActctcaccactctcacacTATTCCATACTAATTATGTTTAATTCAGGTTACAAATTCTGTCTATAGGGGCACCAGTAAGAAGGctataatattttgaaacaggTTTAAAAAAGTCCATGAACGAGACGCATATACTTGCAATTTTATGCTAAATGAATGCATAACATTATTTTGATAGTACGCATATTTAATCCATAATACATAATCAAAAAATCAATATTCTGTTAGAAACTAATTTTTCTTCTACAGTTATAATTTCAAAAGAATCATTCACACTTTAGCAGCTACACACTAATGAGTCACCGTGTTTGTATTAAAACAAATCACTAACTCTTATCATTCTTTATATTATACGTTAGAACAGTTGCTAGTGAATTATTGTTGATTCTTATTGTCACCTTCAGCCTTGCAATTAAATACGAAGAATCAACATTTATGAGAACACAGTTAGTCCCTTGTACAATATACCTTCATAAAAATAGCATATTCTTACATTTGTGTTAGAAAGCAGAAATCTTGACAATTTGAAGTTTTCTTCACATGTTATATCACCATTCCTTCCAGATATGACGACTGTTCGAGGCCATAGTACAGTACATTCGTTTGTTCTACTCATACTCAAATTTAAAGAGAGTGCAGTCTTTCAGTCCTTCCGCAATATAGTTTGTCGATCATCTCGCTCTCCGCCACAGTCAGGTAGTTTTTCCAGTCTCCAACGACCCCTTGGAAAACAAATGGTGATATTGAGACTTGGCGAGGTGGCTAGGAAAACGAGCATGGGGTTCTTGAAAACAGGGAAAATCGCCATGCACAGAGGTCGCAATCATGATTTCACTAATACCCCTGGATACTCTTAACAAACATGTGGTTCTTGCTCAGTCGCTGCTTGTAGCCTTCAATGCGCATGTCATTCGTGACGTCAGACATTTGATCTTTTCCTGTCCATGGAAATGTGACCTAGGCTTGTGGGGGCTTCAAGATCTAGCACTGTAATACAGAACGCACTcacacgctctcacacacacacatacgcacacacacgcacaactaAGCCACGTTTGACCAAACATTCTCACTGTTAAGAAAAACTTTAAGTTACCTTTTCTGTATAGTTTCTGGCTAAATGTGATGAGAGGAGTCTGCAAATATTGCTTAAGCGTATCGTCcaccatcttcatcttctggaAGCTACAGGCTGCCACGATGTCCTCGCACAGCTTCTCGCTCGCGTCCACTTTCATCAACTCAGCCAGACGCCTGACCACGCCCACTGGATCCTGCAAAGAATGAGGACAATGCACATCACTTTACCTTCTCATTCTGTtgctttatatttctatttttttattcctttgacctttttttgccttttctaGTATGTGTCATTTGGGCTGAGGTTGACGAACAAACTTCTAAAGTAATAATCATTCTTACTTTTAATTCACGATTATCATTTCTAGCGACCAcgacttttaaaaacttttttgcaaTCTTTCTAGAAGGCATAATATTCAGTTAATGTTCCTGTCCATCTGTGGATTGTTGACCAAACGTTGTCACATACCCGCTTGGTCTCCTCAAAAGACACGTTCACAACAGGGTGGTCAGGGTTTTCCTTCATGAATGTCTCCATCTGCTGCAGGTACCTCACATAGTCCCCAAACGACACTAACAACAGTTAACATAtgaaggacaaaaataaaattcatgaacatatttaaacattgtCTGAAGAACATTCGAAGGTGGTATATCTTAGAgagacatttcttttattgcttgAAACACATTGATATAACAAAGGTGCAAGAATCTACCATATAACgaccatataaatatatatgttgtGGTTTGACAACATTACCATTAAAGCTGAGAAGAGGCAGATTTCCTTAAAATGTCTAGGTAAATTAGATTGCAACTGTCAAAAGCCTATACAAAAATATGTTCCATATATTCTTACACGCTCATACACACAGATAATTATATACAGCAAATGTTGGGAACTCTTGCTGTCAGATTGTATCTGCATTGTTTGACTTTATTATTGCTGGTTACAATTAACTCTGACCGTttaaacatatacatatttaaatCCATACTATCAATAAAACTATATTAAATCAGGTACCTTCGCCTCTCAGGAACTCTTGAACAAACTCTCTCAAGTCCTGCGAGTGCCACAGGAGCTGTCGGTAATGGAAGTACAAGGACATTACAGTATCTTTTGGATTGCGGTAAACATGCACCAGCTTGaccttcttctctttcattttctcagtCATGAATaatgagaaataaagatgtGTGTTGAAGATGCGCGGGGAGTCATCGTTTGCGAGAGCGTCCTTCGAGACAAACTCCATCATCAGGTGTTCTTTGGCTCGGGTTTCATATTCCACTCTCCCATGAAGCAGCATGTGACACATCTCCCACAGCCAGTGTGTGCCTTAAGTAAGACCAGaattaaagatataaacaattatGATGTAGGGACTTGCTTGACTGGTTCATTTGTGAAGGAAGCAGGCGATGGAAGAGTTAAGAGCATCTGTTAATTAAGATCGTGAGGTCACAAGTGTAGCTTCTTATTatgcatagtgatgtttgttgGCGTGTATGTCGAGTACGGAATACCTGTATTCCCCCAGACTTTATGAAATAGTTTTTTGCATTGAGGTTTTCAGagttattagaaaaaagtttgcaCCGCATTAGACTTTGAAAAGTTTTCAATAACGCTGTTATTCAGCTAGGTGACGTCAGcgacacacccactcacacacacacacacaaagtttcaAGACGACAGCACGTCACCTGCTTTAGGATAGGCGCAGATAATAAGGTCATCGTCGCGAACTTTCATCGACTGGATGTTGACGACCTGCTGCTCCCAGTCTAACCCAAATGGTTGAGGCGGCAGTACCTGGTCCTTCACCAAGAATGTCCTGATGTTTTCAGGTCCATTTGATTTTTCATTCATTGCGAACTAAACAAAGAAGGCATTGCACTTAATATTCAggagcaaaaattaaaaatattgcagcTTAGGAAAACAATGTGGTTATGAATCCAGCAGTTTTACCATTCCATTATGTTACCCCAGCGTGCAGTTATAACAACACCCATACTATTTAAACAGTTAATTAGCACATGTCATTCCACGCCACCACTGTGTCCATGCACTGCGTGCTTTCTACTGTTCCAATCTGCCTTGTCATGTGGATGTGTTGCAATTGCACGCATGCATGTTCGATgacctttaatatttttactttattttgttgctaCTTGACTGCTGTACTCAGTTCAAACTGGATTGTCACTGTTCATCCACACAAATTCACTAAGATAGATTTTGAAGCAGTTACAGTTGATGCAACatgattaattaaaaatatagaaaatatatgaTCTTTCCACTTTTTTGAGCAATGGTATAGATATAATCGTAAATGCATTCGATTGCATCAGTAGAAAAATTGGAAACTCAcctgaggtttttatttttgtatgcttTTAGAACACGCACAGAACTATGTGTATCATAGACTGCAATGAGACTACTAAGgcaataaaacacataaacaaagtGTTGAATGCAGGCAGCAGTGTTGTCTGCATGTGGTCAGGTGGTGACAGTGTTGGCCTTGGCTTGTTTACATTACGAGTGGAGTCTGGTAGACCCGCCACACTTACCTAATAATTGTTTCATCATCAGCATGTCAGTCAAAACACTTTTCGTTcccatgtaaaaaaatattgatgaagttttgtgcaataaaagaaagaatatctGGCTGTAAAAGATGTTAAAATCACGGAAACGATGTTGTTACATGTGACAATTGAGTATTGCATTAATACTTATTTATCTTTCCTTGGCCCTCACAAAAGAGTTTCTACCCCTAAGCACTAACTTTGGGTAGTCGTTAGAATGCTCATAAAAGATCTTAAAGATGCCACATCTTTTCATCCACGGTGGACTAGTTTAAGTGTCGATCATTGTTGAAGTCAGGAGTTATTGTATTTGGCTAAGATTACAGAAGGTTGGACTAAGCAAATCGGTCTCTTTGTGAGTACTTTGTTATTAACATGTCGATAAATGGTGATTTTGGAAGATACCCACTTTTCGTTAACATATCCTAATTGTGTAAGATGCTgcctaaaaatagaaaaaatggAGCAACGCAGGCGTCCATGGAGAGACTACAAAATGTTACAAGGACTGGACAGTGATGGAAAGCAGAAGTGGAGATTAGAGGTTGGACTTATTCTTTTTAGTATTGTTTTGGACACGTGTGGCTAAATCGAGGAGTGGAAGCAAATAACAGTTTActaaatgttttaagcaaaagATAATTGATTGTCACTGGCAATGAATGGAATTATATCACCAACAACATTGACAGttagtttttataatttaattaattctGCGCcacatgtattttaatttagatGGTAATAGATTTTCTAAAAATGCACTTAAATTTGAAATTTCAAACATTATGTCACATGCCTCACATTCTGACAATAATATAAGTAAGAGGTGCCCTGTGTCATATCGATGAAGAGGATGAATTTCATTTGATATCTTGCTGTCCATGTCTGATAGATCGAGGAAAAGGTTTAATTCCAAAACAGTATTACAACAGAACTACCAGTTTTAAACTACTGATGTTGGTGTAAACAACAATGAGATAATATTGTGTAATTTGCTAAGTTTTTATATCTAacgataaagaaaagaaatacttttctACGATATTCTGATATTCTTCGTCTATTGTGTATTATTTCCTGTAATATGTTGTATGCTAAATCTTTTTGAATGGACCCAAAAtgcctaaaaaaataaactatttgtgtttgtattatcAGCAACGACTAATTAAAGTAATGCATGGAATTAAAATGTACTTACTTTTCTTGACTCTTGGAGAAAGTGGACTGAGGGGCATTGTGCTCAGAGGTAAGAATATAAGACTGTCGGGGTTAGGAGTGTGACACAGCACTTTAGCACCCGGGGTCGTAGTCATGAAGAGaaggtaagtcgttgccctgagCAACATGTAAAGCTTAAGGACAAGGGCAACGCCTAACCCTCACCCTACGGCCCCAGGGAATCGCAGTTTGGCATCTGTACCTTACAGGAACAGTTAGCTAGGATGGAGGAAAGGCGCTAAGTGGAAGGGGaaatttaatgaattttattgtattcCAGAGAACCCGGGTTCGGCGAATCCATGATCTAAACTgttgttggttttatgttccTTTACTAAAGATGGTCGCTTGCTTACCAAAGGAGTAGCAGTGGAAAGCGACATCCTTGGCAGCAATAGTCAGGCACCACGACTGTTTAACAGTTTTAGTGCATGTAAGACTTGTTTTCAATAAAGACACGGCAGCTTTAACATTAAGATCAGTGTCACATGTACATAAGTttatgcaacaacaaaaaaaaaaaaaaacaaacaaacaaaaaaaccgcgACTAAATTTTGGCGAGTTTTACGTACGATTTTCTGTGAGGTGGTTCGGATCTCAGCTCTGCTAGTCACAGGCCCCAGTCAAGTGTACACTTTCCATTACATTTATATGACTACACAGCAAGTTTTTATGTGACCTAAGTGCACACTAATGGCAgtaaacaaagatataaaaactgtttatagATTTTTCTTGTACACTTTGCCCACCAGGTGTCGTATTGTCAACATATCGCAGACGCCCACACTCATGCAGGTCCATGGacatttgtgtgttgttgtaaacagaacaataaaattTGCCTCTTTTCAGGCcctttatatatttcattatattttaaaatgtggtacagcagttattaaaaatatacaatagtttctgggaaaaaaactaATTCTTAATGCCCAGAAAATAATACTATTTCtaaataatactaaataatCTAATACCCAGAAAGCTACTGATTATTCAGCAACTCTGTCAAAtaatctaataaaatatttctttttctc
This window of the Pomacea canaliculata isolate SZHN2017 linkage group LG4, ASM307304v1, whole genome shotgun sequence genome carries:
- the LOC112563204 gene encoding sulfotransferase 1A1-like isoform X1; translated protein: MFAMNEKSNGPENIRTFLVKDQVLPPQPFGLDWEQQVVNIQSMKVRDDDLIICAYPKAGTHWLWEMCHMLLHGRVEYETRAKEHLMMEFVSKDALANDDSPRIFNTHLYFSLFMTEKMKEKKVKLVHVYRNPKDTVMSLYFHYRQLLWHSQDLREFVQEFLRGEVSFGDYVRYLQQMETFMKENPDHPVVNVSFEETKRDPVGVVRRLAELMKVDASEKLCEDIVAACSFQKMKMVDDTLKQYLQTPLITFSQKLYRKGVVGDWKNYLTVAESEMIDKLYCGRTERLHSL
- the LOC112563204 gene encoding sulfotransferase 1A1-like isoform X2 yields the protein MNEKSNGPENIRTFLVKDQVLPPQPFGLDWEQQVVNIQSMKVRDDDLIICAYPKAGTHWLWEMCHMLLHGRVEYETRAKEHLMMEFVSKDALANDDSPRIFNTHLYFSLFMTEKMKEKKVKLVHVYRNPKDTVMSLYFHYRQLLWHSQDLREFVQEFLRGEVSFGDYVRYLQQMETFMKENPDHPVVNVSFEETKRDPVGVVRRLAELMKVDASEKLCEDIVAACSFQKMKMVDDTLKQYLQTPLITFSQKLYRKGVVGDWKNYLTVAESEMIDKLYCGRTERLHSL
- the LOC112563224 gene encoding LOW QUALITY PROTEIN: potassium voltage-gated channel protein Shaw-like (The sequence of the model RefSeq protein was modified relative to this genomic sequence to represent the inferred CDS: inserted 1 base in 1 codon), coding for MDFKMEDFSTQLASTTDRVILNVGGKVFCTSXESLNRLPETKLGKLSKSGVFSNASELFFDRNPKVMHGILDLYRTGELHLPNNLCSTLIRKELEFWEVPEELISECCWKTYQSSKTSKCIIDHIDLSLSDPYGLAHQDAHHLFPLSTRLWLALEHPNHSLKAKIWNFAYVVFMMLSIVIFALETVDTLRGPGRTWSNSSTLTPQELLLFSQPLAVLHYLDITCNVFFTLEPLVRLATCPNRRIFLLSPLNIVDLFLIITMWVGLALEDFIVPGISEANQGHVYLILTMRAVLALRVLRVLHLTKRFDSMKVMVLSMKASGQELGLLMAVLFMAVLIYGNFAYLAEFIAGTHMFQNVPMAVWWAIITMTTVGYGDYYPTSVVGYFIGSACALTGLLILAMPIAIIATNFSTYYENLASCNQRRARKAFIRDVLGRVGHLLKPVEAAQTLVSHCKDFTCCVAAAPPTPDVDLICPTCGPLEAPAPASSRTGVTKTC